A single Pseudomonas sp. MM223 DNA region contains:
- the rluF gene encoding Dual-specificity RNA pseudouridine synthase RluF (*Name rluF), giving the protein MSEPVRLSKRLIEQLGCSRRDAELYIEGGWVTVDGVVVEQPQFKVEDQLVELLPGARVEALEPVTLLLNQAAGVDSESARASMNMGNLSEAHREGVRALHGHFTRQACVAPLERGASGLQVFTQDWRVTRKIEADLRRLEQEFIVEVRGETTPQALERLARGATRNDRELPKAKASWQNETHLRMVLKNPQPGQIAELCAYLRLELVSMRRIRLGGVSMGKLPLGQWRYVATTERF; this is encoded by the coding sequence ATGTCCGAACCCGTCCGCCTGTCCAAACGCCTTATCGAGCAACTTGGCTGCTCCCGCCGCGATGCCGAGCTCTATATCGAAGGTGGCTGGGTCACGGTCGATGGCGTGGTGGTCGAGCAGCCGCAGTTCAAGGTCGAAGACCAGCTTGTCGAGCTGCTCCCGGGTGCCCGCGTCGAAGCACTGGAGCCGGTAACCCTGCTGCTCAACCAGGCGGCCGGCGTGGACAGCGAAAGCGCCCGCGCCAGCATGAACATGGGCAACCTCAGCGAGGCCCACCGCGAAGGCGTGCGCGCCCTGCACGGGCATTTTACCCGGCAGGCCTGCGTGGCACCGCTCGAGCGCGGCGCCAGCGGCCTGCAGGTATTCACCCAGGACTGGCGGGTAACCCGCAAGATCGAGGCCGACCTGCGCCGCCTGGAGCAGGAATTCATTGTCGAAGTACGCGGCGAGACCACACCTCAGGCGCTGGAACGCCTGGCGCGCGGTGCCACGCGCAATGACCGCGAGCTGCCCAAGGCCAAGGCCAGCTGGCAGAACGAGACCCACCTGCGCATGGTCCTGAAAAACCCCCAGCCCGGGCAGATCGCCGAACTGTGCGCCTACCTGCGACTGGAACTGGTAAGCATGCGCCGCATTCGTCTGGGTGGCGTGTCGATGGGCAAGCTGCCCCTCGGCCAATGGCGCTATGTGGCAACTACCGAACGTTTCTAA
- the phoP_1 gene encoding Transcriptional regulatory protein PhoP (*Name phoP_1) encodes MKLLVVEDEALLRHHLYTRLGESGHVVEAVADAEEALYQAGQYHFDLAIIDLGLPGISGLELITRLRSQDKTFPILILTARGNWQDKVEGLAAGADDYLVKPFQFEELEARLNALLRRSSGFTQSTIAAGPLVLDLNRKQATLDDQPLALTAYEYRILEYLMRHHQQVVAKDRLMEQLYPGDEERDPNVIEVLVGRLRRKLEGEHGFKPIDTVRGLGYLFTERCR; translated from the coding sequence ATGAAACTGCTGGTGGTCGAGGACGAAGCCCTGCTTCGCCATCACCTCTACACCCGCCTGGGCGAAAGCGGCCATGTGGTCGAGGCGGTCGCCGATGCCGAGGAGGCGCTGTACCAGGCCGGGCAGTATCACTTCGACCTGGCCATCATCGACCTGGGCCTGCCCGGCATCAGTGGCCTGGAACTGATCACGCGCCTGCGCAGCCAGGACAAGACCTTCCCCATTCTCATCCTCACCGCCCGCGGCAACTGGCAGGACAAGGTCGAGGGCCTGGCCGCCGGTGCTGACGACTACCTGGTCAAACCGTTCCAGTTCGAAGAACTTGAAGCGCGGCTGAATGCACTGCTGCGCCGCTCCAGCGGCTTCACCCAGTCGACCATCGCCGCAGGCCCCTTGGTACTCGACCTCAACCGCAAGCAGGCCACCCTCGACGATCAGCCCCTGGCGCTGACCGCCTACGAATACCGCATTCTTGAATACCTCATGCGCCATCATCAACAAGTGGTGGCCAAGGACCGCCTGATGGAGCAGCTGTACCCGGGGGATGAGGAGCGCGACCCCAATGTCATCGAAGTGCTGGTCGGCCGCCTGCGCCGCAAGCTTGAGGGCGAGCACGGCTTCAAACCCATCGACACCGTGCGCGGCCTGGGCTATCTGTTCACCGAGCGCTGCCGATGA
- the trmO gene encoding tRNA (adenine(37)-N6)-methyltransferase (*Name trmO), producing MQHTVAPVGIVRSCFKEKFAIPRQPQLAPAARGVLELLPPFDQGDAVEGLEQVSHVWLLFLFHQALEDKPRLKVRPPRLGGNKSMGVFATRATHRPNGIGQSVVRLEGVEPGRLLLSGIDLLDGTPVLDIKPYVPYADSIAGASNQMASEAPAAIAVQWGDNALPQAREHALRLGEPLVELIEQCLAQDPRPAYQVPPAERVYGVKFWDVQVRWHYPQPDMIRVLEVVLA from the coding sequence ATGCAACATACGGTCGCCCCGGTCGGCATAGTCCGCTCCTGCTTCAAGGAAAAATTTGCCATCCCGCGCCAGCCCCAACTGGCGCCTGCGGCGCGCGGCGTGCTCGAACTGCTGCCACCGTTCGACCAAGGTGATGCGGTCGAGGGCCTGGAGCAGGTCAGCCATGTCTGGCTGCTGTTCCTGTTCCACCAGGCACTGGAGGACAAGCCGCGCCTGAAAGTGCGGCCACCGCGCTTGGGCGGCAACAAAAGCATGGGGGTGTTCGCCACCCGTGCCACCCACCGGCCAAACGGTATCGGCCAGTCGGTGGTACGCCTGGAGGGTGTGGAGCCTGGGCGCCTGTTGCTGTCCGGGATCGACCTGCTCGACGGCACGCCGGTACTGGACATCAAGCCCTATGTGCCCTATGCCGACAGCATTGCAGGCGCCAGCAACCAGATGGCCAGCGAAGCGCCCGCCGCAATTGCCGTGCAGTGGGGCGACAACGCCCTGCCCCAGGCCCGCGAGCATGCGCTGCGCCTGGGTGAGCCACTGGTAGAACTGATTGAACAATGCCTGGCGCAAGACCCGCGACCGGCCTACCAGGTACCACCGGCCGAGCGGGTGTACGGGGTGAAGTTCTGGGATGTGCAAGTAAGGTGGCATTACCCGCAGCCGGATATGATCCGGGTGTTGGAGGTGGTGCTGGCCTGA
- the sasA_11 gene encoding Adaptive-response sensory-kinase SasA (*Name sasA_11), with translation MNNSIFLRVYGGMLAVLVLVALLGVLSLHLVNEVRAAQHREGLAQGTFSLMADNLAQQNATERKRSLLIWERLLGVPLALQPMTARSLDGGQRARLYRGLVVVEKTGPHAAQVLRKVGQEDLMLVAQIKQISEQLARATLYLLADELVRYPITEQQQRLAQIKQEKGFGFGVALQRIERVSLDDDQRRRVEEGDTVMALGKDGDSIRVFAGLAGSPWVLEIGPLYQLNPYPPQLLILITFLGLCLIGLVVYLLVRQLERRVSGLEIAATRIAQGSLDTRVPAGGADSVGRLAAAFNGMAEHLQRSLSMQRELVRAVSHELRTPVARLRFGLEMIESATTEQARAKHLAGMDGDIQDLDKLVDEMLTYARLEQGAPALKFQRVDLDALLSRVIEELAPLRAEVRVVRGVCQGADADGAWVEAEPRYLHRALQNLVSNAMRHAGAEVRVSYQLGQQRCRIDVEDDGPGIPEGFWDRIFTPFTRLDDSRTRASGGHGLGLSIVRRIIYWHTGRATVGRSEALGGACFSLNWPRQQAPL, from the coding sequence ATGAACAACTCGATATTTCTGCGCGTCTACGGCGGAATGCTGGCTGTGCTGGTGCTGGTGGCCCTGCTCGGCGTGCTCAGCCTGCACCTGGTCAATGAGGTACGCGCCGCCCAGCACCGCGAGGGCTTGGCCCAGGGCACCTTCAGCCTGATGGCTGACAACCTGGCACAGCAGAATGCTACCGAACGCAAGCGCTCGCTGCTGATATGGGAGCGACTGCTCGGTGTGCCGCTGGCGCTGCAACCGATGACTGCGCGCAGCCTCGACGGGGGCCAGCGGGCACGCCTGTACCGCGGCCTGGTGGTGGTCGAAAAGACCGGCCCGCATGCGGCGCAAGTGCTGCGCAAGGTCGGCCAGGAAGACCTGATGCTGGTGGCGCAGATCAAACAGATAAGCGAGCAACTGGCGCGGGCCACGCTGTATCTGTTGGCCGATGAACTGGTGCGCTACCCGATCACCGAGCAGCAGCAGCGGCTGGCCCAGATCAAGCAGGAAAAGGGCTTTGGCTTTGGCGTCGCCCTGCAGCGCATCGAGCGGGTAAGCCTGGACGATGACCAGCGGCGCCGGGTCGAGGAGGGCGACACGGTCATGGCGCTGGGCAAGGATGGTGACTCGATCCGGGTGTTTGCCGGGCTGGCAGGCTCGCCCTGGGTGCTGGAAATCGGCCCGTTGTACCAGCTCAACCCGTATCCGCCGCAGTTGCTGATCCTGATTACCTTTTTGGGCCTGTGCCTGATCGGCCTGGTGGTCTACTTGCTGGTGCGCCAGCTGGAGCGCCGTGTGTCTGGGTTGGAGATTGCTGCCACGCGCATCGCCCAGGGCAGCCTGGACACCCGCGTGCCCGCTGGCGGCGCCGACTCGGTAGGGCGCCTGGCCGCTGCCTTCAACGGCATGGCCGAGCACTTGCAGCGCTCGCTGAGCATGCAGCGCGAGCTGGTGCGGGCGGTGTCCCACGAGTTGCGCACCCCCGTTGCGCGCCTGCGCTTTGGTTTGGAGATGATCGAAAGTGCCACCACCGAACAGGCACGGGCCAAGCACCTGGCCGGCATGGACGGGGATATCCAGGACCTCGACAAGCTGGTCGACGAAATGCTGACCTACGCCCGCCTGGAGCAAGGCGCGCCAGCCTTGAAGTTCCAGCGGGTCGACCTGGACGCCTTGCTTTCGCGGGTGATCGAAGAGCTGGCACCGTTGCGTGCCGAGGTGCGGGTGGTGCGTGGTGTCTGCCAGGGCGCGGATGCTGACGGGGCCTGGGTCGAGGCCGAGCCGCGCTACTTGCACCGGGCGCTGCAGAACCTGGTCAGCAACGCCATGCGCCATGCCGGGGCCGAGGTACGCGTCAGCTACCAGCTGGGGCAGCAGCGGTGCCGCATTGATGTGGAAGATGACGGCCCGGGGATCCCCGAAGGCTTCTGGGACCGCATCTTCACCCCGTTCACCCGCCTGGATGACAGCCGCACCCGTGCTTCGGGTGGGCACGGCCTGGGCCTGTCGATCGTGCGGCGAATCATCTACTGGCACACGGGTCGGGCGACGGTGGGGCGCAGCGAAGCGCTGGGAGGCGCCTGTTTCAGCCTGAACTGGCCACGGCAGCAGGCACCCTTGTAA
- the rstA_2 gene encoding Transcriptional regulatory protein RstA (*Name rstA_2), with translation MDHPTPRILIVEDDQRLAELTAEYLQANGFEVAVEGDGARAARRIVDSQPDLVILDLMLPGEDGLSICRRVRSQYLGPILMLTARSDELDQVQGLDLGADDYVCKPVRPRLLLARIQALLRRSDTVDSKRQDLAFGALRIDNRLREARLGEQLIELTGAEFDLLWLLASNAGRVLTREQIFTALRGVGYDGQDRSIDIRISKIRPKIGDDPLQPRLIKTLRSKGYLFVGEAP, from the coding sequence ATGGACCACCCCACACCCCGCATCCTCATTGTCGAAGACGACCAGCGCCTGGCCGAGCTCACCGCCGAGTACCTGCAGGCCAACGGCTTCGAGGTCGCGGTGGAGGGCGATGGCGCCCGTGCCGCACGGCGCATCGTCGACAGCCAGCCCGACCTGGTCATCCTCGACCTCATGCTGCCCGGCGAGGACGGCCTTAGCATCTGCCGCCGGGTGCGCAGCCAGTACCTCGGGCCGATCCTCATGCTCACCGCTCGCAGCGACGAACTCGACCAGGTCCAGGGCCTGGACCTGGGGGCCGACGATTATGTCTGCAAACCGGTACGCCCACGCCTGCTGCTGGCGCGCATCCAGGCCCTGCTGCGCCGCAGCGACACCGTGGACAGCAAGCGCCAGGACCTGGCCTTCGGCGCCCTGCGTATCGATAATCGGTTGCGTGAGGCGCGCCTGGGCGAACAGTTGATCGAACTGACCGGCGCCGAATTCGACCTGCTCTGGCTGCTGGCCAGCAATGCCGGCCGGGTACTGACGCGCGAGCAGATCTTCACCGCGCTGCGTGGCGTGGGTTACGACGGCCAGGACCGCTCCATCGATATCCGCATCTCGAAAATCCGCCCCAAGATCGGCGATGACCCGCTTCAGCCACGGCTGATCAAGACCCTGCGCAGCAAGGGCTACCTGTTTGTTGGCGAAGCGCCATGA
- the yjaB_2 gene encoding Peptidyl-lysine N-acetyltransferase YjaB (*Name yjaB_2) — MQSLLTLQTPHLRDYGELVQVWEDSVRATHDFLPEGYIVLLRDQVLRRYLDAVMLVCCRDRQRICGFAGVANGRVDMLFVAPCYRGKGVGKRLLHYAIDELNAERLDVNEQNPQALGFYLHEGFEVIGRSETDGLGQPYPLLHMRLRKTA; from the coding sequence ATGCAATCGCTACTGACGCTGCAAACCCCGCACTTGCGCGACTATGGCGAGCTGGTCCAGGTCTGGGAGGACTCGGTACGTGCCACTCACGATTTTCTGCCAGAGGGCTACATCGTTTTGCTGCGCGACCAGGTGCTGCGCCGCTACCTCGACGCAGTGATGCTGGTCTGCTGCAGGGACCGACAACGCATCTGTGGCTTTGCCGGGGTCGCCAACGGGCGTGTGGACATGCTGTTTGTTGCTCCCTGCTACCGTGGCAAAGGGGTGGGCAAACGCCTGCTGCACTATGCGATCGACGAACTGAATGCCGAGCGCCTGGACGTCAACGAGCAGAACCCTCAGGCCTTGGGCTTCTACCTGCATGAAGGCTTTGAGGTAATTGGGCGTTCGGAAACCGACGGCCTGGGCCAGCCCTACCCGCTCCTGCACATGCGCCTGCGCAAAACGGCGTAA
- the phoQ gene encoding Sensor protein PhoQ (*Name phoQ) produces MIRSLRVRLMLAAAVLALLFMLALLPALQKAFSLALQESIEQRLASDVTTLISAARIEHGQLQMPTLLPDERYNLPYTGLLGYIFDRDGNLVWQSRATADRHINYRPRYDGRGNEFARIHQADGEEFFVYDVEIKLLGGQSAAYSIVALQPVSEYKATLNGLREKLYLGFGAALLALMVLLWAGLTWGLRSLRRLSHELDEVESGARDGLSGEHPRELLRLTRSLNRLLRSEREQRTRYRDSLDDLAHSLKTPLAVLQGVGESLQQRSGEREQARVLQSQIERMSQQIDYQLQRASLRKSGLVRHSVRLRPLLDSLCSTLAKVYRDKQVHVALELPDAAQVPMEQGALLEMLGNLLENAYRLSLGQVRVSLEQAPGQLTLCIEDDGPGVPADQRERILERGERLDSQHPGQGIGLAVVKDIVDSYDAELSLGDSPLGGAAFRITFHLD; encoded by the coding sequence ATGATCCGCTCGCTGCGGGTACGCCTGATGCTGGCCGCCGCAGTCCTGGCACTGCTGTTCATGCTGGCGCTGCTGCCAGCCTTGCAGAAGGCGTTCAGCCTGGCCCTTCAGGAATCGATCGAGCAGCGCCTGGCTTCGGATGTGACCACGTTGATTTCTGCCGCGCGCATCGAGCATGGCCAGTTGCAGATGCCGACACTGCTGCCGGACGAGCGTTACAACCTGCCGTATACCGGCCTGCTCGGCTACATATTCGATCGCGACGGCAACCTGGTCTGGCAATCAAGGGCCACCGCGGACCGGCACATCAACTACCGCCCACGCTATGACGGGCGTGGCAACGAGTTCGCGCGCATTCATCAGGCCGATGGCGAAGAGTTCTTCGTGTACGACGTCGAGATCAAGTTGTTGGGTGGCCAGAGCGCCGCCTACAGCATTGTCGCCCTGCAGCCAGTGAGCGAATACAAGGCCACCCTCAATGGCCTGCGGGAAAAACTCTATCTTGGCTTCGGTGCTGCCTTGCTGGCGTTGATGGTGCTGCTATGGGCTGGCCTGACCTGGGGCCTGCGCTCGTTGCGCCGGCTCAGCCACGAGCTGGATGAAGTGGAGTCGGGTGCGCGCGATGGCCTGAGCGGCGAGCACCCTCGCGAGTTGCTGCGTCTGACCCGCTCGCTCAACCGCCTGTTGCGCAGTGAGCGTGAGCAGCGCACACGCTACCGCGATTCGCTCGATGACCTGGCGCACAGCCTGAAAACGCCACTGGCGGTGCTGCAAGGGGTGGGCGAAAGCCTGCAGCAGCGTAGCGGTGAGCGCGAGCAGGCGCGGGTGCTACAAAGCCAGATCGAGCGCATGAGCCAGCAGATCGACTACCAGCTGCAACGCGCCAGTCTGCGCAAGAGCGGCCTGGTACGCCACAGCGTGAGGCTGCGGCCGTTGCTGGACAGCCTGTGCAGCACTTTAGCCAAGGTGTACCGAGACAAGCAGGTGCATGTGGCCCTGGAGCTGCCCGATGCGGCGCAAGTGCCGATGGAGCAGGGAGCCTTGCTGGAAATGCTCGGCAACCTGCTGGAAAACGCCTACCGCCTGAGCCTGGGCCAGGTGCGAGTGAGCCTGGAGCAGGCACCCGGGCAGTTGACCTTGTGCATCGAAGACGATGGGCCGGGGGTACCGGCTGATCAGCGCGAGCGCATTCTGGAGCGTGGCGAGCGGCTGGACAGCCAGCACCCGGGGCAGGGCATCGGGCTGGCGGTGGTCAAGGATATCGTCGACAGCTATGACGCCGAGCTAAGCCTGGGGGATTCTCCCTTGGGCGGGGCTGCGTTCAGGATCACCTTCCACCTGGATTAA
- the dctA2_3 gene encoding C4-dicarboxylate transport protein 2 (*Name dctA2_3) → MTTRQPLYKSLYVQVIVAITIGILLGHYYPETGVALKPLGDGFVKLIKMVIAPIIFCTVVSGIAGMQSMKSVGKTGGYALLYFEIVSTIALIIGLVVVNVVKPGAGMHIDVTTLNASSVAAYAAAGAQQTTVGFLLNVIPNTVVGAFANGDILQVLMFSVLFGFALHRLGSYGKPMLDMIDRFAHVMFNIINMIMKLAPIGAFGAMAFTIGQYGVGSLVQLGYLMACFYITCLLFVLVVLGGICRAHGFSVLKLIRYIREELLIVLGTSSSESALPRMLAKMERLGAKKSVVGLVIPTGYSFNLDGTSIYLTMAAVFIAQATDTTMDITHQITLLLVLLVASKGAAGVTGSGFIVLAATLSAVGHLPVAGLALILGIDRFMSEARALTNLVGNAVATVVVAKWVKEMDNDKLASGWPPVVRRWLILARPMTWAWPKARLADRAAVERKRRP, encoded by the coding sequence ATGACGACACGTCAGCCGCTGTACAAATCCCTGTATGTCCAGGTGATCGTTGCCATCACCATCGGCATCCTGCTCGGCCACTACTATCCGGAAACGGGCGTCGCCCTCAAACCCTTGGGTGACGGCTTCGTCAAACTGATCAAGATGGTCATCGCCCCGATCATCTTCTGTACCGTGGTCAGCGGCATCGCCGGCATGCAGAGCATGAAGTCGGTCGGCAAGACTGGCGGCTACGCGCTGCTCTACTTTGAAATCGTCTCCACCATCGCCCTGATCATCGGCCTTGTCGTCGTCAACGTGGTCAAGCCAGGCGCTGGCATGCACATCGACGTCACTACCCTGAACGCCAGCAGTGTGGCTGCCTACGCCGCCGCCGGCGCGCAGCAGACCACCGTCGGCTTCCTGCTCAACGTCATCCCCAACACCGTGGTTGGCGCCTTCGCCAACGGCGACATCCTGCAAGTGCTGATGTTCTCCGTGCTGTTCGGCTTCGCCCTGCACCGCCTGGGCAGCTACGGCAAGCCGATGCTGGACATGATCGACCGCTTCGCCCATGTCATGTTCAACATCATCAACATGATCATGAAGCTGGCCCCGATTGGTGCTTTCGGTGCCATGGCCTTCACCATCGGCCAGTACGGCGTTGGCTCGCTGGTGCAGCTGGGCTACCTGATGGCCTGCTTCTACATCACCTGCCTGTTGTTCGTGCTGGTGGTGCTGGGCGGTATCTGCCGCGCCCACGGCTTCAGCGTACTCAAGCTGATCCGCTACATCCGTGAAGAACTGCTGATCGTGCTGGGTACGTCCTCGTCGGAATCGGCCCTGCCACGCATGCTGGCCAAAATGGAGCGTCTGGGCGCGAAGAAATCGGTCGTCGGCCTGGTTATCCCGACCGGTTACTCGTTCAACCTGGACGGCACCTCGATCTACCTGACCATGGCTGCCGTGTTCATCGCCCAGGCCACCGACACAACCATGGACATCACCCACCAGATCACCCTGCTGCTGGTGCTGTTGGTGGCTTCCAAAGGTGCTGCCGGCGTGACCGGTTCGGGCTTCATCGTGCTGGCCGCCACCTTGTCGGCTGTTGGCCACCTGCCGGTAGCTGGCCTGGCGCTGATCCTCGGCATCGACCGCTTCATGTCCGAAGCCCGCGCCCTGACCAACCTGGTGGGTAACGCCGTAGCCACCGTGGTCGTGGCCAAGTGGGTCAAGGAAATGGACAACGACAAGCTGGCCTCGGGCTGGCCTCCGGTGGTGCGCCGCTGGTTGATACTCGCCCGACCGATGACCTGGGCGTGGCCGAAGGCCCGGCTCGCTGATCGCGCTGCCGTAGAACGAAAAAGGCGACCCTAG
- the entD gene encoding Enterobactin synthase component D (*Name entD) yields MNRLPSCCAPLQHHWPLPRPLPGAVLVSCAFDPAHLAPDDFQRAGVVPSASLQRSVAKRQAEYLAGRVCARAALQRLDGRDYVPGTHEDRSPIWPAGIHGSITHGKGWAAAVVAAEGSCQGLGLDQEALLDDERAERLMAEILTPPNSNAWTVASLA; encoded by the coding sequence ATGAACAGATTGCCTTCCTGCTGTGCCCCGCTCCAGCACCACTGGCCCCTGCCCCGCCCGCTGCCCGGCGCAGTGCTGGTCAGCTGCGCCTTCGACCCTGCCCACCTGGCACCCGACGACTTCCAGCGCGCCGGCGTCGTACCCAGCGCCAGCCTGCAACGCTCGGTGGCCAAGCGCCAGGCCGAGTACCTGGCCGGGCGCGTATGCGCGCGCGCCGCGTTGCAGCGCCTGGACGGCCGCGACTACGTGCCGGGCACCCATGAGGACCGCTCGCCGATCTGGCCGGCGGGCATTCACGGCTCGATCACTCACGGCAAGGGCTGGGCTGCCGCCGTGGTCGCCGCCGAGGGCAGTTGCCAGGGCCTGGGCCTGGATCAGGAAGCCTTGCTGGATGACGAACGCGCCGAGCGGCTGATGGCAGAAATCCTCACCCCCCCGAACTCGAACGCCTGGACCGTCGCCAGCTTGGCCTGA